One Nocardiopsis gilva YIM 90087 genomic window, GCGCACCCAGGCGGGAGAGCACCGACATCGCCCGCATCACCTGCTCCAGCGCCCACACCCCGGTCCTGCCCGCCCGGGGCGCGAAGAACGAGGTACTGAAGTCCGCGATCCCCTGGCCCGCCGGGACGATGGCGCGCATCGCCTCCTCGTAGGCGGGCAGGGCGATGGTGTGGTCGCCCCCGGCCGCCCTGAGTTCTCCGGCCAGGATGTGGGCACCCGCCATGGCCAGGCAACTGCCGAAGCCGGTCATCGGGTCCGGACAGTAGCCGGCATCGCCGACCAGCGCCACGCGCCCCCGGGACCACGAGTCCATGCGGATCTGCCTCGACGGGGCGAAGTGGAAGTCGGGGGAGTCCCGCATCGCCCGCAGCAGCCGCGGGATCTCCCAGCCGTCGTTTCCGAAGATCTTCTCGACGAAGCGCATCTGCTCCTCGCGGCTGAGGTGGCGGACGTCCAGCGGCCGCTTGCTGCGGATGAGGAGGGCCCCCTCCAGTTCGGTGTTGCCCGGGAAGGTGGTGATGGCGCAGCCACGGTAGGGCCAGACGTGCCACCACGTCGTGTTCCGGTGGCCGAGGTAGTTGTCGACGGTGAAGATGGCCAGGTTGGTTCCGAGGAAGCGGGTGTACTTCCCGCTGTCGCCGAAAACCAGCGAGCGGACGTTGGAGTGCAGGCCGTCGGCCCCGATGACCAGGTCGAACCGGCCCGGTCCTGCCGTCTCGAAGGTGACCTCCACCCCGTCGTCCGACTGCCGGATCCCGATGATGGAGTCGTCGAAGATGTAGTCCACCTTGCCGCGGACCTGGTTGTAGAGGATGTCGCAGAGGGCGCCGCGTTTGATCGCGACATCGCCGTCGCCGCCCGCACCGGATCCGGACGTGGAGCCACGATCCACCTCGGACGGGGGGTTGGTCATCCAGAAGTTCAGGTCCACCGGCCGGTCCGCGGCGCCGGCGAAGAGGGTCCACGTCGGCGGAGGTCCGCCCGCGGCTCGGACCTGCTCTGTGATCCCCATGTGGTGGAACGCCTCGATCCCGATCCCCGACATCTCGATCCGCTGACCCCCGGTGCGAACCGCCGGTGCCCGCTCCACGATCGTCGGCGTGAATCCGTAGCGGTGCAGCCAGTACGCCAGGGCGGGTCCGGCGATGCCGCCGCCAGAGATGAGGATGTTCCTGTTCCGCGGGTTCATATGTTCCTCCGACGCGGTCGAGGGGAGTGGTGGCTCAGAGGGGCGCGGCGGTTCTCCGCCGTTGTCCCGCTGAGCGTAGGGAGGCGCGCTGACGGCGGCCTGACGGGCCACTGGCGCGCCGCTGGGCTGCGGTCACGGGAAGCACGTGGCGACATAGGGTGATCTGTCGGTCGGTCCTTTGCCCGGAGAACAGGGAAAGACCGACCGGAGACCGATCGAGAACCTAGAAAAGCGAGTGCCTCCTGTGACCTTCCCTCCCCAGGGCGGTAACGGCCCGCAGCCCTATCCCGGACAGTCGCGGCCTCCGCAGGCTCCGCCCCACCCACCTCAGGTGCCCGTCCCGCCCGGCTATGGGATGCCCCCCACCGGCGGGATGCCTCCGGTCGGCGGACCCCCTCCGGGCGGCAAGAAGTCGAAGACCCCGCTGATCGTGGCGATGGTGGTCGCCGGTGTTCTGGTGGTGGCGCTGGTCGCCGTCATCGCCGCGGTGGTTCTCGGCACCGGTAACGACGGGGGGACCGCGGGCGGCGCGGCCGCACAGGAGGAGGCCGCCGACGGTTCGGAACCGGAGCATCGGAAGACATGGGAGAGCGACGGCGACGGCCCGGAGCACCTCCAGGAGGACGGCAGCGTGGTGCTGGCGGAGAAGGGGGCCGACGCGCCCGTCGTGGAGGTCTACGCGGACTTCCAGTGCCCGGCGTGCCAGCAGTTCGAGGACGCGTCCGGCGACACACTCCAGCGGCTGGCAACGGACGGCGAGGCGATCGTGCACTACCGGCCGGTGAGCATCTTCTCCCAGCAGCCCGCCCCCCTCAGCAGCAATTCGCTGCGGGCGGCCGCGGCGGCCCGGGCGGCGGCCGACTACGGCAAGTTCGTGGAGTTCAGCGATCTGCTCTTCGAGAACCAGCCGAATGAGGGAGAATCCGGGTTCTCGGTCAAAGACCTCAGCGCGTGGGGTGAGGACGTCGGAATCGACGACGCGGCCTTCGCCGAACGGGTCAAGGAAGAGGACGAGATCGTCGACACCTATGTCGACGACTACACCCCGCGTCTGACGCGCGAGGCGCAGGACAAGCTGGGCGCCGCAAAGCTTTCCACCATGACCGTAGGCGAGCTGATCGAGTGGGGCGACGACAACGGCGTGGACAGCTCCTTCCTCGACGGAACCTATGTCGGCGAGGTGATCACGGCGACGAGCTCCGTCTCCGACCGCTATTCCGGTGATGACGCGTTCGTGGGCACGCCGTCGGTCTACATCAACGGGAAAATGGTCGACCACGACGACGCGTTCAAGCCGAAGGCACTGAAAAAGGCCGTCAAGGACGCGTCCCCGGGCGAGGTGGACACCGTCCACGCATAACCCCGGCCGTGGGGAAGGGTGTCCGAGGCGCCCGGTACCCGCAGATGCGCATGTGTCGCCGTTCGGTTCTCCGCGGAGAACCGAACGGCCCGTGGCTCCCGCCGCCAAGTTGTTCAAGAACCTGCCTGAGGACGATGAAGACACCGAATATATCTCTGCGGGGGACCTCCAAAAGTGGGGTAAGGAAGTTGGGATCAACGACCGTGAATTTTCGGCGCTCCTAGAGTCCGAGAGGGAGGTCGCGTATTGGTTCGACGATGAATGCGTCCAACTTCTGGTGATGCTGGCGGCAGA contains:
- a CDS encoding FAD-dependent monooxygenase produces the protein MNPRNRNILISGGGIAGPALAYWLHRYGFTPTIVERAPAVRTGGQRIEMSGIGIEAFHHMGITEQVRAAGGPPPTWTLFAGAADRPVDLNFWMTNPPSEVDRGSTSGSGAGGDGDVAIKRGALCDILYNQVRGKVDYIFDDSIIGIRQSDDGVEVTFETAGPGRFDLVIGADGLHSNVRSLVFGDSGKYTRFLGTNLAIFTVDNYLGHRNTTWWHVWPYRGCAITTFPGNTELEGALLIRSKRPLDVRHLSREEQMRFVEKIFGNDGWEIPRLLRAMRDSPDFHFAPSRQIRMDSWSRGRVALVGDAGYCPDPMTGFGSCLAMAGAHILAGELRAAGGDHTIALPAYEEAMRAIVPAGQGIADFSTSFFAPRAGRTGVWALEQVMRAMSVLSRLGARAGLHPRTWDPTAELSLRSYESPA
- a CDS encoding DsbA family protein, with translation MPVPPGYGMPPTGGMPPVGGPPPGGKKSKTPLIVAMVVAGVLVVALVAVIAAVVLGTGNDGGTAGGAAAQEEAADGSEPEHRKTWESDGDGPEHLQEDGSVVLAEKGADAPVVEVYADFQCPACQQFEDASGDTLQRLATDGEAIVHYRPVSIFSQQPAPLSSNSLRAAAAARAAADYGKFVEFSDLLFENQPNEGESGFSVKDLSAWGEDVGIDDAAFAERVKEEDEIVDTYVDDYTPRLTREAQDKLGAAKLSTMTVGELIEWGDDNGVDSSFLDGTYVGEVITATSSVSDRYSGDDAFVGTPSVYINGKMVDHDDAFKPKALKKAVKDASPGEVDTVHA